The following coding sequences lie in one Alphaproteobacteria bacterium genomic window:
- a CDS encoding N-acetylmuramoyl-L-alanine amidase, which yields MLKQSSPNFDDRKGCDAPSLVILHYTGMIDGASAIARLCDAASKVSAHYVVEEDGRVFQLVDEAKRAWHAGKSFWRGIVDVNSHSIGIEIVNPGHEFGYRPFPGEQMQAVLKLCLEIKARYTLPATAFIGHSDVAPLRKEDPGELFDWKMLAQNGIGIWPEPLAQDDEPLTLVGAEKLLSGIGYDCGIDEESLHAALRAFQRHFVQHRVTGQLDSDTAKTLRAVSRVF from the coding sequence ATGCTCAAGCAATCCTCGCCCAATTTCGATGACCGCAAAGGATGTGATGCGCCATCCTTGGTCATTTTACATTATACCGGCATGATCGACGGCGCATCGGCGATTGCGCGACTTTGCGATGCCGCATCAAAAGTCAGCGCCCATTATGTGGTGGAAGAAGATGGCCGCGTTTTTCAATTAGTGGATGAGGCAAAGCGCGCATGGCATGCCGGAAAAAGTTTCTGGCGCGGCATCGTCGATGTAAATTCCCATTCAATAGGCATTGAAATCGTAAACCCGGGCCATGAATTCGGTTACCGCCCATTTCCGGGTGAGCAAATGCAGGCCGTATTGAAGTTATGCCTTGAAATCAAAGCCAGATACACGTTGCCAGCCACAGCATTTATCGGTCATTCCGATGTTGCTCCGCTGCGCAAAGAAGACCCAGGGGAATTGTTCGACTGGAAGATGCTGGCGCAAAACGGTATTGGCATCTGGCCAGAACCGCTTGCACAAGATGATGAACCGCTGACCTTAGTGGGCGCAGAAAAGTTGCTATCCGGTATCGGTTATGATTGCGGGATTGATGAAGAATCACTGCATGCGGCGCTGCGTGCATTCCAGCGTCATTTTGTGCAGCACAGGGTCACAGG